In the genome of Luteitalea pratensis, the window TCGGCATGTACACGAAACCGAGGCGCCGCACCGGCCGGGCGGGCGTCTTCGCCAAAGCCGTCATCGCCGGCAGCATCGCGTCGAGCAGCGGCAGCGCCACCGACGCGCCCATGCCACGAAGGAGTGCACGCCGCGGGACCGCCTTCTTGGTGATGATCATCGTGACGTCCTCATCTGGAAGGGCTCGCTCTGCACCACGCCGAGCACGATCGACGACAGGCGGTACTCGTTGGGCTGTGCCGCGCGGACGATCGCGCGCACCGCGGGCGCATCGCTCGGCTCGACGCCTCGCCCGCAGGCGTACGTGAGGAGTTTCTCGGTGATCGTCGACGCCAGCAACTCCGGACGCGCCAGCAACGCTGCTTCGAGGCCGGTGACGTCGGTGAACGTGCGGCCGTCGGGCAGGCCGCCGGAGGCATCGATCGCGACGCCGTCCTCGACCTGGCGTCGCCGGCCGACAGCGTCGAACGTCTCGAGTGACAGGCCCACGGGATCGATGATGTTGTGACAGCGCGCGCAGGCCTTGTTCTGGCGGTGCTCGGCAAGCCGCATTCGCCCCGAGAGGCGTCCGTCGACCGTGTTGTCCTTCAGGGCCGGCACGTCGGGCGGCGGTGCGGGTGGCGGGACGCCGAGCAGGTTGTCGAGCACCCACTTGCCGCGGAGGACCGGCGAGGTACGCGTCGCATAGGAGGTCACCGTCAGGATGCTGCCCTGGCGGAGCAGGCCACCACGCATGCTCGCGTCGTCCAGGGCGACGCGGCGGAAGCGCGAGCCGTACACGTGCCCGATTCCGTAGTGCTTCGCGAGCCGCTCGTTGAGGAAGGTGTACCTCGCCCGCAGCAGGTCAAGCGCGCTGCGATCCTCGCGCAGGATGCTGTCGACGAAGAGTTCGGTCTCCTGCCGGAAGGCCTGGCGCAGGTTGTCGTCGAAGTCCGGGAACAGGCGCATGTCCGGCGTGATCGCCTCAAGGCTGCGCAGGTGCAGCCACTGCGCCGCGAAGTTGGTTACGAGGGCCCGTGACCGATCGTCGGCGAGCATGCGGCGTACCTGCCGCTCGAGCACCGCGGGTTGGCGCAGCGTGCCGTCGATCGCGACTTCCAGCAGTTCGTCGTCCGGGATGCTGCTCCAGAGGAAGAACGACAACCGCGACGCGAGTGCAAGATCGCTGATGCGATAGGGCGTGCCCGCGGGCAGGCTGGCGGGATCGGTCTCGACCCGGAACAGGAACGAGGGGCTCACCAGCACGCCCGCCAACGCCATCTCGATGCCGGCGTCGAAATCACCACTGGCCCGACCCTGGCGGTAGAGAATCATCGGGCCCTCGAGGTCGGCTGGCGTGACGGGCCGCCGGTAGGCTCGGAACATCACACCGCCCAGGATGTTCCGGGCTGCGACGCTTTCTACCGCGGGGAGCCTCTCGCGGGTGCCGAAGATGCGACGCCGGCTCGGTGTGTCCCCCGGACCGCCAGCCGCGAGTGGCCCCACGATCGAGACGGAATAGATGGCCGGCTGCAGTCGCGGATGCCGGTACGAGTTGAAGTGTGCCTGGTACGGTTGACGCGCCGTCTCTGGCAGGTCGGAGGGCTTCTTCGGAAAGGTGACGCCGAGCACGTGCGGGCCAGCGCGGACGGCAAGCCGTGCGGTGAGGTGGGCATCGGCTTCGCGTGCAGGCTCACCGGACGCCTGTGGACGTTGCGGTTGCACCGCGAACGTCTGAACGCTCGCCCGATCCAGCAGGACCTCGACCTCGTGCGCCTCGGTCAGCCCCTCGATCTTCTCGTCACGATCGCGCCGAAGGCGGATCGAGATGTCGTATTCGCCATCCTGCGGGAACGTGTAGGAGACGACGGTGCCGCCGCGGGTGCCGAGTGGCAGCCCCCCGATGTGCTCTTCCTGCGTGAGGTCAGGCGCCACCCTGAATGTGTCGCCGCCAGGGGAGCGCCCGACCCGGCCGACCGCGAGCCGGCTGATCTTCTCGGCCGCCGAGAGGTAGCGTTCGAGCAGCGTCGGCGACAGTTCGCCAACGGTGACGTTGTCGAAGCCGTAGCTGGATTCGTCGGCAGGCAGCAGGGCACTGACATCGACGTCCAGGGCGAGCAGGTCGCGGATGGCGTTGCCGTATTCGGTGCGTGTCAGCCGGCGGATCGTCGCCGGTCGTCCAGGGTTGGGGTGTGCCGCCGCGGCGC includes:
- a CDS encoding DUF1592 domain-containing protein, producing the protein MPLLDTRRAATMVGLAGLVAAGGLRLTADAPDRAAPAVGTAVASPRDLVEQYCLDCHDNGSKKADLSLEAIMASDVAAHAVAWEKVVKKLRTRQMPPIGEPRPDDATYEAIVTSLETDLDRAAAAHPNPGRPATIRRLTRTEYGNAIRDLLALDVDVSALLPADESSYGFDNVTVGELSPTLLERYLSAAEKISRLAVGRVGRSPGGDTFRVAPDLTQEEHIGGLPLGTRGGTVVSYTFPQDGEYDISIRLRRDRDEKIEGLTEAHEVEVLLDRASVQTFAVQPQRPQASGEPAREADAHLTARLAVRAGPHVLGVTFPKKPSDLPETARQPYQAHFNSYRHPRLQPAIYSVSIVGPLAAGGPGDTPSRRRIFGTRERLPAVESVAARNILGGVMFRAYRRPVTPADLEGPMILYRQGRASGDFDAGIEMALAGVLVSPSFLFRVETDPASLPAGTPYRISDLALASRLSFFLWSSIPDDELLEVAIDGTLRQPAVLERQVRRMLADDRSRALVTNFAAQWLHLRSLEAITPDMRLFPDFDDNLRQAFRQETELFVDSILREDRSALDLLRARYTFLNERLAKHYGIGHVYGSRFRRVALDDASMRGGLLRQGSILTVTSYATRTSPVLRGKWVLDNLLGVPPPAPPPDVPALKDNTVDGRLSGRMRLAEHRQNKACARCHNIIDPVGLSLETFDAVGRRRQVEDGVAIDASGGLPDGRTFTDVTGLEAALLARPELLASTITEKLLTYACGRGVEPSDAPAVRAIVRAAQPNEYRLSSIVLGVVQSEPFQMRTSR